From Bos javanicus breed banteng chromosome 5, ARS-OSU_banteng_1.0, whole genome shotgun sequence, the proteins below share one genomic window:
- the LOC133248455 gene encoding uncharacterized protein LOC133248455, which yields MLLPLLGACAVVGPFRGPEWEPVRGLLSEDRSCRDPRCCGNLLVLCLFLIWQVRHYWHQVTRTHRSMRKFIKVPLQKWAVPSMRHDTCIRLTPEFFLSPGKFRGLGAHAQQWARRKSREYWRSLEESWTQYLLSCQHPCHHLLWDAYTSSDHIFCTTSFPSTSMLPRDCSWEAWQVPWCCSDDQTHLICKPQPPALDRCQRMEQLLVHPQEELAPLEHIVSMRCHPTSMTPLPNLPSAQSLPFCSREFLPVPSNQRVGMPTWKSWGFPQEACTPGTENQTLSREASRQTQAPGWANQRESRGDNAWEIQASGRQLPINFGMEDMAESKALDCGSRRLVISKAVGEILTSWWEKQDRVQVESRAEILWKRSPGEAGGENLPETQACRGEKVEQLRCKIDAEIQTPMWETQDRKRDKDAIETQSFENKKEARGEDEGKNEAHVLRKQGQTGSENGEDARLPGWGKQEQITGDSSIEIQAEERRKEDRDGREGAVQIQVSGRENLGEVENEHGIETQALGWGKQECVQNENVTEIQTPGWEKQDQDGSEKAGKVQVCRAEIQKQLRHELQVGWSNQGVKRGEDAGESQISRRNSIREIREEDWVVIRAQCWGDQKPGASEIDREFKTPCWGSEDQIGGEHRAEIQALEKRDQRKDRDEDDTNTLAPEAENQRQLRGVTQVETHPSGMRNQEKFGDETSTDIQATGTKNLREFKGEDSKETQELREENQENQYQLNSEINGNIHIPKWKNQEHIRSRDGQNTQASEAENWGKLASKTDIVTNSAEWKKEEQVGGENGVEIEGPEKRNQREAGSEEGTETWTPGGENQNQLRDDSDEKTHLSDRKNHKQMGGENETEIQIPEKTDQREPGADDGVETQRLERENEGQLDGETGLSHSPGGRHWEQTKGMDNPENPTLEKKSQREVGSKDGRNIQRLGGGKQRLLKSKVNENICSPEWKNQEQTGGENGAEIQIQGKSNLRGITGADGKETQAHGGDYQGELRSETNGEIQIQRQGNQNKGEEEDAAEIGDAGSQRKCRAEDAGRLRVPRQGNKGQVRGKDAAEGPLQVDCSGREGPPALTGSDCGAMDQEQAVAAAPHPEMKALPNHSELFLLVSGEGEHLASQSTATAGKPRVDVIPASRQARPKPQRSRQRDGRVDPGKTADRSGQLRNPQSLAAPLGLPSACPSVSCGHAPQAGTAPLGDPTALTVLPKWTVLKKSQRQLLESLMRRKIAHLKWGLPQRILESYMHFNVLGPRPLPLAGQRFPGLHMACELQGQQESEAQGSRPGLKSQKFRTPEGKSSKPTQARALEKPSGSGSEPTGSSIPPVKPKRVRPPEGAREPQDVQKEAPPRAELTASRNPRPAAESSSWWRQERVQEPSSENSSGGKMVRPGIFRMAERASRRVRVSYPRAGYDWRREHISQKPLRFQCQQPSHKRGSLEPEERRGAGQQTSSCSTDTFSFKRSLHCAATRLSMTFLNKNSRSPHLAKAQHSAPNLSVRDPGPMPLPRVSAPHAREGSIRVHTSLKRNLQPPGHCGAGAPRLKTEELEEIENPHGALWNPPAPRKSGLMKYLRGFLLQHGFRK from the exons ATGTTGCTGCCCCTCCTGGGCGCCTGTGCTGTCGTGGGGCCGTTCCGGGGTCCTGAGTGGGAGCCAGTGCGGGGCCTGCTCTCTGAGGATCGCAGCTGCAGGGACCCTCGGTGCTGTGGCAACCTGCTTGTCCTCTGCCTCTTTCTGATCTGGCAGGTCCGGCACTACTGGCATCAGGTCACCAGGACCCACCGCAGCATGAGGAAGTTCATCAAG GTGCCACTGCAGAAGTGGGCAGTGCCCTCCATGAGACATGACACTTGTATCAGGCTGACCCCTGAATTCTTTCTCAGTCCTGGCAAGTTCAGGGGCCTGGGTGCTCATGCCCAACAATGGGCCCGAAGAAAGAGCAGGGAATACTGGAGGAGCCTCGAGGAATCGTGGACCCAATATCTGCTCTCTTGTCAGCACCCATGTCACCATTTACTGTGGGATGCCTACACCTCTTCTGATCACATCTTTTGCACCACCTCCTTTCCAAGCACCAGTATGCTACCTCGGGACTGTTCTTGGGAAGCATGGCAGGTACCCTGGTGTTGTAGTGATGATCAGACTCACCTGATTTGCAAGCCACAGCCCCCTGCCCTGGACAGGTGCCAAAGGATGGAGCAGCTGTTGGTCCATCCCCAGGAAGAACTGGCACCACTGGAGCATATTGTCAGCATGAGATGCCACCCCACCTCCATGACCCCTCTCCCAAACCTCCCTTCAGCCCAGAGCTTGCCGTTTTGTTCCAGAGAGTTCCTACCGGTTCCTTCCAACCAACGAGTGGGAATGCCCACGTGgaaatcctggggcttcccacaAGAGGCCTGCACACCAGGAACAGAAAACCAGACATTAAGCAGAGAGGCTAGTAGACAGACCCAGGCTCCAGGGTGGGCGAACCAGAGAGAGAGCAGAGGGGATAATGCTTGGGAAATTCAGGCATCTGGAAGGCAACTGCCAATAAACTTTGGGATGGAGGACATGGCAGAGAGTAAGGCCCTGGACTGCGGCAGCCGGAGACTAGTAATAAGTAAGGCTGTTGGCGAGATCTTGACATCATGGTGGGAGAAGCAGGACCGGGTGCAAGTTGAAAGTAGAGCTGAAATTCTATGGAAGAGAAGTCCCGGGGAGGCTGGAGGCGAGAATCTTCCTGAAACCCAGGCATGTAGAGGAGAGAAAGTAGAACAGTTAAGATGTAAAATTGATGCAGAGATCCAAACACCAATGTGGGAAACTCAGGATAGGAAAAGGGATAAGGATGCTATAGAGACCCAGTCTTTTGAGAACAAGAAGGAGGCCAGAGGAGAGGATGAAGGAAAGAATGAGGCCCACGTGTTGAGGAAGCAAGGCCAAACTGGAAGTGAGAATGGTGAGGATGCCCGGCTCCCAGGGTGGGGAAAACAAGAGCAGATTACAGGTGATAGTAGTATAGAAATTCAGGcggaagagaggagaaaagaagaccGGGATGGACGTGAGGGTGCTGTGCAAATCCAGGTATCTGGGAGGGAGAACTTGGGAGAAGTGGAAAATGAGCATGGCATAGAGAcccaggccctggggtggggaaagCAGGAATGCGTTCAAAATGAGAATGTTACAGAGATCCAGACAccaggatgggagaagcaggaTCAAGATGGAAGTGAGAAAGCTGGGAAGGTCCAAGTATGTAGGGCAGAGATCCAGAAACAACTAAGACATGAACTTCAAGTGGGGTGGAGTAATCAAGGCGTAAAAAGAGGTGAGGATGCTGGGGAAAGTCAGATATCTAGAAGGAACAGCATCAGGGAGATAAGAGAGGAGGATTGGGTGGTGATCCGGGCACAATGCTGGGGAGACCAGAAACCAGGAGCAAGCGAAATTGACAGAGAATTCAAGACACCATGTTGGGGGAGTGAGGACCAGATTGGAGGTGAACATAGAGCAGAAATTCAGGCACTGGAGAAGAGAGACCAGAGAAAGGACAGAGATGAAGATGATACAAACACCCTGGCACCagaggcagagaaccagagacaATTAAGAGGTGTAACTCAGGTAGAGACTCATCCATCAGGGATGAGGAACCAGGAGAAGTTTGGAGATGAGACTAGTACAGATATCCAGGCAACGGGGACGAAAAACCTGAGAGAGTTTAAAGGTGAAGATAGTAAGGAGACTCAGGAACTTAGggaagaaaaccaagaaaacCAGTACCAGTTAAACAGTGAAATTAATGGAAATATTCACATACCAAAGTGGAAGAATCAGGAACACATTAGAAGCAGGGATGGTCAAAATACCCAGGCATCTGAGGCAGAGAACTGGGGAAAACTAGCAAGTAAAACTGATATAGTAACTAATTCAGCAGAATGGAAGAAAGAGGAGCAGGTTGGAGGCGAGAATGGTGTAGAAATTGAAGGTCCAGAAAAGAGAAACCAGAGAGAAGCTGGAAGTGAGGAAGGTACAGAGACCTGGACACCTGGAGGAGAAAACCAGAATCAGTTAAGAGATGACTCTGATGAAAAGACTCATTTGTCAGACAGGAAGAACCACAAGCAGATGGGAGGtgagaatgaaacagaaattcAGATACCAGAGAAGACAGACCAGAGAGAACCTGGAGCTGACGATGGTGTAGAAACCCAGAGACttgagagagagaatgaaggacAATTAGACGGTGAAACTGGATTGAGCCACTCACCAGGGGGAAGACACTGGGAGCAGACTAAAGGAATGGATAACCCAGAAAATCCAACATTGGAGAAGAAAAGCCAGAGAGAGGTTGGAAGCAAGGATGGTAGAAATATTCAGAGACTTGGGGGAGGGAAGCAGAGACTGTTGAAAAGTAAGGTTAATGAAAACATCTGTTCACCAGAGTGGAAGAACCAGGAGCAGACTGGAGGTGAGAACGGTGCAGAAATTCAAATACAAGGGAAGAGTAACCTGAGAGGGATCACAGGTGCTGATGGTAAAGAGACCCAGGCTCATGGTGGAGATTATCAGGGAGAGTTAAGAAGTGAAACCAATGGAGAGATCCAGATACAACGGCAAGGAAACCAGAACAAGGGTGAAGAGGAGGATGCTGCAGAAATTGGGGATGCAGGGAGCCAGAGGAAGTGCAGAGCTGAGGATGCTGGAAGGCTTCGAGTGCCAAGGCAAGGAAACAAAGGCCAGGTCAGAGGAAAGGATGCTGCTGAAGGCCCTCTCCAAGTTGACTGTTCTGGCCGTGAAGGGCCCCCAGCCCTCACTGGCTCTGACTGTGGGGCCATGGATCAGGAACAGGCTGTGGCCGCTGCTCCCCATCCTGAGATGAAGGCTCTCCCCAACCACAGCGAACTCTTCCTGCTTGTCAGTGGAGAGGGGGAGCATTTGGCCAGCCAGAGCACGGCCActgctgggaagcccagagtcgaTGTCATTCCAGCTTCCCGGCAAGCCAGACCTAAACCCCAGAGAAGCCGACAAAGGGACGGAAGAGTGGATCCAGGGAAGACCGCTGACCGGAGTGGACAGCTCCGGAACCCACAGTCTTTGGCTGCTCCCCTGGGCTtgccctctgcctgcccctctgTCTCATGTGGCCACGCCCCCCAAGCCGGTACAGCTCCATTGGGTGATCCCACTGCCCTCACTGTCCTGCCCAAGTGGACAGTCCTCAAGAAGAGTCAGCGACAGCTCCTGGAGTCCCTTATGCGGCGGAAGATCGCCCACCTGAAGTGGGGTCTCCCCCAGCGGATCCTAGAGTCCTACATGCACTTTAATGTCTTAGGACCACGCCCACTGCCTCTTGCTGGGCAGAGGTTCCCTGGGTTGCACATGGCCTGTGAGTTGCAGGGGCAGCAGGAAAGTGAGGCCCAGGGCTCCAGGCCAGGCCTTAAGTCCCAGAAGTTTCGGACCCCCGAAGGGAAAAGCTCAAAACCTACACAGGCCAGAGCTCTAGAGAAGCCTAGCGGGTCCGGGTCGGAGCCAACGGGCAGTTCTATCCCTCCTGTAAAGCCTAAGAGAGTCAGACCACCAGAGGGCGCCAGAGAACCACAGGATGTCCAGAAAGAGGCTCCTCCCAGGGCGGAACTCACGGCTTCCAGGAACCCCAGGCCTGCTGCAGAATCTAGCAGCTGGTGGCGCCAAGAAAGGGTCCAAGAACCTTCCAGTGAGAACAGCAGTGGGGGAAAGATGGTCAGGCCGGGGATCTTCCGGATGGCAGAGAGGGCTTCCCGCAGAGTGAGGGTCTCATACCCCAGGGCAGGCTACGACTGGAGGAGGGAACACATATCTCAGAAGCCCCTCAGATTCCAGTGTCAGCAGCCCTCACACAAAAGAGGAAGCCTGGAACCCGAGGAACGCAGAGGGGCTGGGCAGCAGACTTCCTCCTGTTCCACAGACACCTTCAGCTTCAAAAGGAGTCTCCACTGTGCTGCGACAAGGCTGAGCATGACCTTTTTGAACAAGAACTCCCGGTCCCCACACTTGGCCAAGGCCCAGCACTCAGCCCCCAACCTGAGTGTGAGAGATCCTGGTCCTATGCCGCTTCCCAGAGTGAGTGCCCCACATGCCAGGGAGGGCAGCATCAGAGTCCACACTTCTCTGAAGAGGAACCTTCAGCCACCAGGTCACTGCGGTGCTGGGGCTCCTCGTCTCAAGACAGAAGAACTGGAGGAAATTGAGAACCCACATGGGGCCCTATGGAATCCACCAGCCCCCAGAAAGTCTGGTTTGATGAAATATTTGAGGGGTTTTCTGCTTCAGCATGGCTTTAGGAAGTAG